Part of the Faecalibacterium duncaniae genome, GAGAAATATATGATTACAGTATCGGGAAGTTGACAAAGCTACAAATCCTAATTTATCGAGCAGACAAGGAGGGAGAGCATGGAGTTATCCATACAGGAACGGCTAAAAGACCTGCGTGTGGAGCGTGGGCTGACATTGGAACAACTTGCGGAGCAGACCCATCTCTCCAAGTCTGCTTTGGGCAGTTATGAGGGGGACAAGTTCAAAGACATCAGCCACTATGCCCTTATTGAGTTGGCAAAGTTTTATGAAGTGACCGTTGATTATCTGCTGGGCCGCTCCCAAACAAAAAATCACCCAAACGCCGATCTTGCAGACCTGCGTTTGAGTGATGATATGATTGAACTATTGAAAAGCGGGCTGGTGGACAATTCCCTTTTGTGTGAACTGGCGACACACCCGGATTTTCCTCGGCTCATGGCTGACCTTGAAATTTATGTGAATGGCGTGGCAGGAAAACAGGTGCAGAGCGCAAACGCCATTGTGGACGCTGTGAGTGCAACAATTATGAAACAACACAATCCCGGCTTGACTGACCCGCAGTTAAGACAGCTTATCGCCGCCCACATTGACGATGACAGCTTTTGCCGCTATGTGATACAGCAGGACATAAACAAGATAGCCCTCGACCTGCGGGAAGCCCATAAGGACGATTTTTTCAGCGTCCCGGAGGATAGCCCACTGGAAGATTTTTTGCAGGCAGCCGAGGAAACCGCTAAAGAGGACAGCGACCCGGAGCAGGCGGCTATGATGTTTATCTGCAAGCGGCTCAAACTGAATTATAAGAAGCTGTCCGAGGAAGAAAAGAAATGGCTAAAAAGAATTGCACAAAAGTCTGACTTGCTGAAAAATCCAAAGCCCCAGCGGGGGAGAAAATAAGTGGGCGACAAAAACAAATTTTACAAACGGAGGATACCATGAAGAAAGACGATAGAGAAAGATGTTCGTGGGCAACCACAGAACTCTATAAAGAATACCATGATGAGGAATGGGGAAAGCCCGTTCATGATGATAGAAAACTATTTGAAATGTTGGTTCTTGAAGGTATGCAAGCCGGATTATCATGGCTGACGATATTAAATAAAAGAGCTGCATTTAAGGAAGCCTTCAACGAGTTTGATTATCAAAAAATTGCTCTCTATGACGAAACTAAAATTGATGAGTTAATGCAAAATCCCAATATTGTTCGCAATAGATTAAAAATTAAGTCGACAATCACAAACGCACAGCAATTTATCAAAATCCAAGAAGAATACGGAAGTTTTGATAAGTTTATTTGGTCTTATGTTAAGAATAGACCGATTCATAATCATTTCAAATCGGAAGCGGACATTCCTGCAACAACGCCACTTTCAGATAGAATCAGTAAAGACTTAAAAAAACGAGGCTTTAAGTTTGTAGGCAGCACGATTATATATGCGTATATGCAGGCAATCGGAATTGTAAATGACCATGTGAAAGGTTGCTATTTGTATGTACCAGAATAATTCAATATTTCGGTACAATTTATCGAGAGATAGCAAAGCCAGCCGAGCCAGTCAACGGTCAAGATGAACGGCGCATAAATGCGCCGCCGTTGACAGTCCCGCCCGTCTTTGCTAAAGGGTAATCAAGGCGGGAAAGCCCTAAAATGGCTTCACACCTATTTCAATAATTGGAGGAGATAAAAATGAGATCAGAAAAGGAAGTTTATGATATTGTTTTGAATTTTGCAAAAACAGACAAACGCATTCGCATGGTTACTTTGGAAGGATCTAGAACAAATACAAATATTCCGCCTGATGATTTTCAGGATTTTGATATTACTTTTTTTGTTACGGATATGGACAGCTTCACAAGTGATGATAAATGGCTAGATATATTTGGTGAAAGGTTGATTCTGCAAAAGCCGGAAGATATGGAATTATTTCCAGCTGTAGAAAAGGGATTTTCATATTTAATGCTGTTTACTGATGATGTTAAGATAGATTTAACTTTGCTGCCGCTGGAACTGATAGACGAGTATTTTACATGGGATAAACTGGTAAAGTTACTGTTGGATAAAGACAACCGTATCGTAAAGCCGCCAATACCAACGGATATAGACTACCACTTGCAGAAGCCTACTCAAAGAATGTTTGACGATTGCTGTAATGAATTTTGGAATACTACAACATATGTAGTAAAGGGCTTATGCCGCAAAGAAATTCTTTTTGCTATTGACCATATGAATGATATAGTACGGAAAGAATTGCTTCGCATGATTTCCTGGCTGATTGGTATCAAACAGGGATTTCATTTCAGTTTGGGAAAAAACTATAAATTTATGAAGCAATATGTCCCAGAGGAATTGTGGGAACGACTTATGTCCACTTATAATATGGATTCCTATCCCCATATGTGGGAATCCTTTGAACAATGTATGGCATTGTTCCGGGAGGTTTCGTCAGAAGTGGCATGCCAGTTGGATTACCAGTATCCACTATATGATGAAAAAATCAGTAATTATGTGATTCGGCAAAAGAAAAAATATGGCATTGAAGATGATAACAAATAAAATTTTTTCAATCGAAAAAATTTATTTTGATTATTCAATTTTGAAAAACTGAATACCTCAAAATCAGAAAGAGAGCGGCCAAGCACTTTGAGGGATTGGCCGCCTTGTCCACCCATCCAGCGGGGCGGCGGGCGGCGGTCAAGGCCGGGTGTAACCCCGTTCATTTCAGCCTTGACGGTTGCCCGCTGTCCTGCTACTTTTCCGGGAGTGTGGCCACAACTTCGGGACACTTTGTCCACAAGTCGGAGCGTAGGACGAGGGACGGGGGCTTTCATATACGCCCAGTCTGCTGTTGAAACCAGACCTGTGCTTACGGCTCTACGCCACGCAAGCACAGCCCTGTTTTCCTGCCGCTTCAAATGCCCTTGCCCTCCCCGGCGGCAACGGCATTTTCACGGCAACGCCGACAGAGCGTATAACACACTACACTTTGCTTCGCAAAGTCGTGTGCCAAATGGGGGCGTTGCCCCCTTTGGAAACCCCCACAAGAAAAGGCGGTACGCTACCCCTCCACGGGGCGCATACCGCCTTTTCTTGTTATCCAGCCCTCCGGCTGTATCGGTTGAGCAAAAGTCAGCGTGGGATTGATGTGGTATCTTTATCTAAGTGAAACCCCGCCCTCCCACTTCGAGACCGCCTGGCGCGAGACATTCAGCTGATTGGCCAGTTCCTCCTGGCTCCATCCATTCTGGCGGCGGAGAAGGGCAATTTTTTCTGCTAAGATCATAGTGTTCTCTTTTCTGCCGCAGGGCGGCGTATCAATGGATTCCGGCGGACGTCCTCTATGCTGTTATCATAGCAGATTTTCCAGTTGACAACCACCAATTGCGGCTTGAAATTTGTCAACCAGCGGTTGCAGCCACGCAAAAACCGCCTGCACCCAGCATAATCGCATGGGCACAGGCGGTTTTGTTTCTACCATTTGTTACTTCAGCAGGTTATTATCCGCGAAGTAGTCAATGCGCATGGCTTTGCGGACATTGGCCAGGGTGGCGGCAGCGGTCTTTTCGGCCACGGCGCTGCCTTCCTTCAGGATCTCCACGACCTCGGGCAGGCGCTGCTCCCACTCCTTGCGGCGGTTGCGGATGGGCTCCAGCTCGGCCTGCATGACGGCGTTGAGGAACTTCTTGATCTTCACGTCGCCCAGACCGCCACGCTGATAGTGGGCCTTGAGCTCATCGAGGTTCTGGTACTCCGGCAGGAACTCGGCAAAGTGCTCGGGGCGGCTGAAAGCGTCCAGATAGATGAACACGGGGTTGCCCTCCACCTTGCCGGGGTCCTGCACCCGCAGGTGGTTGGGGTCGGTGTACATGGACATGATCTTCTTCTTAATGTCCTCGGGCTCATCCGACAGGTAGATGCAGTTGCCCAGGCTCTTGCTCATCTTGGCCTTGCCATCGATGCCGGGCAGGCGCAGGCAGGCGGCATTCTGGGGCAGCATGATCTCAGGCATGGTCAGGGTCTCGCCGTAGACGGCGTTGAACTTGTGCACGATCTCGCGGCACTGCTCCAGCATGGGCATCTGATCCTCACCGGCCGGCACAGTGGTGGCACCGAATGCCGTGATATCCGCTGCCTGGCTGATGGGGTAGGTGAAGAAGCCCACCGGGATGCTGGTCTCGAAGTTCCGCATCTGGATCTCGCTCTTCACGGTGGGGTTGCGCTGCAGGCGGCTCACCGTGACCAGATTCATATAATAGAAGCTCAGCTCTGTCAGCTGAGGCACCATGGACTGGATGAAGATGTGGACCTTGTTGGGGTCCAGACCGCAGGCCAGATAGTCCAGTGCCACCTGCAGGATGTTCTGGCGGACCTTCTCCGGGTTATCGGCGTTGTCCGTCAGGGCCTGCGCGTCAGCGATCATAATATAGATCTCGTCGAACTTGCCGGTGTTCTGCAGGCGCACGCGCTCCTTCAAAGAGCCAACGTAGTGGCCAACATGCAGGCGGCCCGTGGGACGGTCGCCGGTCAGAATGATCTGTTTCATTGTAATTCTTCTCCTCAAAAGTCTCCTTGCTCCGCCTTGCCTTTTCCGAAAAACGTTCTGCTTCTGCCAAGGGCTCCCCTACCAGGGGAGCTGGCCGCCGCCAGGCGGACTGAGAGGTTTAATCGTTATTTATAAGTATATCCCCCGCCGCATTCGCTGTCAACAAAAAGAAAAAAGCGATGGAACATTTCCATCGCTTTACTGGCGCCTCTTGCCTGACTCGAACAGGCGACACCCTGATTAACAGTCAGGTGCTCTAACCGACTGAGCTAAAGAGGCATCTATATAAAACGGCATACAGCCGTTTTACTACTATAAAATGGTGACCCGTACCGGAATCGAACCGATGTTAAAGGCGTGAGAGGCCTCTGTCTTAACCGCTTGACCAACGGGCCATACGTCCATTTTCGCATCGGGGTTTCGCTCCCGACTCGATTATTTTAGCATAGCAGTCGTACTTTGTCAACAGGAAATTTCAAGTTTTTCAGAAATTTGTGCTGCGGGCCTCCCGCCCCGGTTTTTCCGCTCTGGGATACCCAGTTGCATCCAGAATCGACAAAATATTATCAAAGTTGTGTTTTGGGTCTCTTTTCTTTATTTTGTTCGCCGCGGTTCCCCTTTCTTCTTATGAAATCACTTCAAACAGCTAAGATTCTGAATAAAATTTGTTACATTTATAAGAACCTTTTGTTTCCTCTGGTTGATTTTGGAACGTTTTTATGTATAATGGTAAACAGGAGAATACGCATCTGTATTTCTTCATCGCCCGCGCTGCCCATTGGCTAAGGGCATGTGCGTCGCGCGATCAGAATTGATCTGAACGAAAGAAGAGGTATAAGTATCATGGCAAAGGTAGATCTGAGCAAGTACGGCATTACCGGCACGACCGAGGTCGTGTATAACCCCTCTTACGAGCAGCTGTTCGAGGAAGAGACCAAGCCCGGCCTGGAAGGCTACGAAGTGGGCAAGGTCAGCGAGCTGGGCGCTGTGAATGTTATGACCGGCATCTACACCGGCCGTTCCCCCAAGGACAAGTTCATCGTGATGGACGAGAACTCCAAGAACACCGTTTGGTGGACTAGCGACGAGTACAAGAACGACAACCACCCCGCTTCTGAGGAAGCCTGGGCTGCCGTGAAGGAAATTGCAAAGAAGGAGCTGTCCAACAAGCGCCTGTACGTTGTGGATGCTTTCTGCGGCGCAAACAAGGACACCCGCATGGCTGTCCGTTTCATCATGGAAGTGGCCTGGCAGGCACACTTCGTCACCAACATGTTCATCAAGCCCACCGCTGAGGAGCTGGAGAGCTTTGAGCCTGATTTCGTTGTTTACAACGCTTCCAAGGCCAAGGTCGAGAACTACAAGGAGCTGGGCCTGAACTCCGAGACTGCTGTTATGTTCAACATTACCAGCAAGGAGCAGGTCATCGTCAACACCTGGTACGGCGGCGAGATGAAGAAGGGCATGTTCTCCATGATGAACTACTTCCTGCCGCTGAAGGGCATTGCTTCCATGCACTGCTCCGCCAACACCGATATGGAGGGCAAGAACACTGCCATCTTCTTCGGTCTGTCCGGCACCGGCAAGACCACCCTGTCCACCGATCCCAAGCGTCTGCTGATCGGCGATGACGAGCACGGCTGGGACGACAACGGCGTGTTCAACTTCGAGGGCGGCTGCTACGCAAAGGTCATCAACCTGGATAAGGACTCCGAGCCCGATATCTACAACGCCATCAAGCGCAACGCTCTGCTGGAGAACGTCACTCTGGATGCTGAGGGCCACATCGACTTCGCTGACAAGTCTGTCACCGAGAACACCCGTGTGTCCTACCCCATCAACCACATCCAGAACATTGTCCGCCCCATCTCTTCTGCACCTGCTGCAAAGAATGTCATCTTCCTGTCTGCTGACGCATTCGGCGTTCTGCCTCCTGTCTCTATCCTGAGCCCCGAGCAGACCCAGTACTACTTCCTGTCCGGCTTCACCGCCAAGCTGGCCGGCACCGAGCGCGGCATCACTGAGCCCACCCCCACCTTCTCCGCTTGCTTCGGCCAGGCTTTCCTGGAGCTGCACCCCACCAAGTACGCTGAGGAGCTGGTCAAGAAGATGCAGATGAGCGGCGCTAAGGCTTACCTGGTCAACACCGGCTGGAACGGCACCGGCAAGCGCATCTCCATCAAGGACACCCGTGGTATCATCGATGCTATCCTGAACGGCGATATCAACAACGTGCCCACCAAGAAGATCCCCTACTTCGACTTCGAGGTTCCCACCGTCCTGAACGGTGTTGACACCGGCATCCTGGATCCCCGTGATACCTACGCCGACGCTTCCCAGTGGGAGGAGAAGGCCAAGGATCTGGCTGGCCGCTTCATCAAGAACTTCAAGAAGTACGAGGGTAACGAGCACGGCAAGGCTCTGGTCTCTGCCGGCCCCCAGCTGTAAGCTCTGATCCCAGCATTTTTCTTCTGAACTCCATATAAAATATCCCCCGCTGCCTGTCCATTGACCGAACAGGCGGTGGGGGATTTGTGTTTTGGAGCAGGTAAACAAAGCGTCGATTGCCTTTTGGTGCGTGGTATGCTATCCTTTTTCCAAAGGATGTGAGCACAATGGATGCGAAAACGTTCGGGGCATTTCTCGCCCGGATGCGCAAGTCACAGGGATTAACACAGGCAGAGCTGGCCCAGCAGCTACATGTAACAGATAAGGCTGTCAGCCGATGGGAACGCGGGGTCGGCCTGCCGGACATCAACACGCTGGAACCACTGGCCGACGCGCTGGGGCTGACCCTTGCCGACCTGATGCACTGCCGTGACCCGCAGGAAGCAGATATTGCACCGGAAGTCCCGCTGGAAGATTTCTTTACCCTGCTGCGTCGTCAACAATCCATTGACTGGCGCTCGGTACGGGCAGTTTTGTTTTGGCTCAGTGCCGCACTGGCCATCTGGGGCATCCTCGCCTGCCCGGGCCGGATGGCCGTCCACTGGCGTACCCTGAGCAATGGGAACCTGCAGGCAGACGGCTGGCTTCCCTCCTGGGTGTTTTTCCCATTGTTTGTCGGGATAGAATTTCTCTCGCTGGAGCTCTGGAACAACTTTGAGCAGACCGGCTACTACCGACACTGGGGTGAGATAGGTGCCTCCGTCACCCGCTCCATGAACTTCTGCTCCCCTGCTGTCCGGCTCTGGAAGTTTGTGCTCGACCTGCTGTTCTTCTTCGGGTTCGGCTTCGCGATCCCCTGCGCTGAGATGATGGCGATTCTGATCAACTGAAAAAAAAAAAAAAGAAAGCCCTCCCGTCGCTCAAGCGAAAGGAGGGCTTTCTATCATCTTATCAGAAGTTTCCCCGTTCTTCTATTCCTCTGATTATAAGATCATTTACTTTTCGTTCTTTGCCCGGCGTTCTTTCAGATCGCTTTCCATCTGCGCCAGCGTCTTTTTATCCAGATTGAACACCACGCCGTACGCAATGATCATCATGATATAGCTTCCCAGATACATGATCGGCACCAGATAGCGCATCCGGGTTGCCACTTCGATCGTCTGTGCAGCCTTCAGAGATGCATCATAGCCCAGTTTGGTTGCCAGAACAAGGCCCAGAGAAGGTCCGATGCCCTGTGCAAGCTTACGGAAGAAGGAGTGCAGTGCATAGGTAGTGCCTTCTTCTCGCACACCAAATTTCCACTCGTTATAATCGATCGCATCTGCCATCAGAGACCAGCTCAGGCAGCTTCCGATACCGCCGCCCAGCATTGCAATGACCTGACACAGGACATAAAGGCCGAGGCCCCGGCTGTCCGGTGTGATGGGCAGAACCAGCATCAGGACGTATGCCAGCGCACAGACTGCTGAACCAAAGGTCACAGCTTCCTTCTTGCCAAAGCGCTTGACGATACGGCTTACAAAAGGACTGAAAATGAAAACGCCAAAGTAGGAGATCATACCCACAATGCCGGAGATCTTTGCATTCTTGAAATAAGCCTGGAACAGGATCTGACCTGCAGTAGAGGCACCATACATACCAATAAACGTTGCCACAGGTGCCAGCGTTGCGCCCACAGCCGGGCGGTTATGGATAAAGTTGTTGAACGCCTTTATGATGTTGAACTTTGGTGCATCCTCTTTCAGAGTGATCGTGGTGTCCACACGCACCTTTGTGTTCGTGACCATAAAGCGGAAGCAGACCAGACCGATCACACCCATGACCAGAGCAATGCCAAACATCTGCTCACCACGCAGGTTGTTCTGGTTATCATAAATGATCACCGGAATCAGCATGCCGGTAAGAAGCGAACCAGCCATAGAACCAATGGAGCGGAAAGTCGACAGCTGTGCACGCTGGATCGGGTCATCCGAAATCAGAGACAGCATCGAGCCATACGGCACATTTGCAACGGTGTAGAAAGCATCCCAGATCATATAGCCTGCCACAAACAGAATATTCTTGACCATACCGGGAGCCTGCGGGAACGGCAGATAGCAAAGTGCACCAGCCACGGTCAGTCCGATCGCACCGAACCAGATATAGGCAAGGAACTTGTTCCGGCGGTACTTATGTGTATCCGCATCTACCATTGCTCCGATAATAGGATCGTTGATTGCGTCCCAGATCTGCACGATCAGCAGAAGGGATGCCATCAGGTAGTTGTCGATCCCCATAAACTGCGTCCAATAAATCGTCAGGTAGCCTTTGAGTGCAAAACTCATATTGCAGCCAAAGTCACCCGCTGCGTATGCAAGTTTATCACGCAATCCAAACCCTGCAGACGCATCCACTGTTGATTTCCCCATGAAAATACTCCTTTCTGAATTTTCCGGACAATTTTGGCACACCGCCCGCAAGCCGTATGCATATTTATGAATCCATGATACGGCATCTCTTTCCAAAATGTTAGAATTTTTTTACGATTCCGCCTGAAGAATTTACGATTTAAAAGTATTTCTTGTTGTATTCTTTAATTCGTGCAGCGTTTTCGTGATTCTGCACAAGCAATCTTTTCTTTTTTTGTATGCAAAATATTTTTTCTTAGCCGAATCTTTTCTTTGTTGAGAATGGCGTTGTGCGCCGAACATAAAGCAAGGGCCATTGCACGAGAATCTGTGCAATGGCCCTTGCTTTCTATTGTTTCTTATTTCGCCGCCTCAAACTCGGCTTCGATCTCCTTCGAGGGGGCGGGGGTGACCAGGCTGACCACCACGCAGACCAGCAGTGAGGTCAGGAAGGCGGGCAGCAGCTCATAGATGCTGAACACGCCGCCCAGCGGACTGATGAGGTACTTCCAGACAAAGACCATCAGGCCGCCGGCGAGCATCCCGGCCAGCGCACCCTGCCAGTTGCAGCGCTTCCAGAACAGGGCGCAGAGCATCACGGCACCATACGCACCGCCGAAACCAGCCCATGCAAAGCTGACGATGCCGAACACGCTGGAATTGGGGTCACGGGCCAGCACCACGCCCACCACACTGACGCAGACGATGGTCAGGCGGGCAGCAAACAGGCTCTGGCGTTCGGTCAGCTTCATGTGGCCGAATTCCTGCAGGATATTCTGGGAGACGCTGGACGCGGCAGCAAGCATCTGGCTGTCGGCGGTGGACATGGTGGCAGCAAGGATGCCCGCCAGGATCAGGCCCGCCAGAACGGCTGCCAGAATGCCGTGCTGTGCAATGAGGTTTGCAATGCGGACGATGACCGTCTCGCTGGAGGAGCCGCTCAGGTACTCCAGCGCGCCCGCCTTGGTCATGCCAAGGCCCACCATGCCGATGATGATGGAGGCGGTCATGGCAATGACGACCCACACGCTGGCAATGCGGCGGCTGAGCACCAGCTTCTTTTCATCCTCAATGGCCATGAAGCGGAGCAGGATGTGGGGCATTCCGAAGTAGCCCAGGCCCCACGCCATGGTGGAGACGATGTCCAGCAGGCTGTACGAGGTGGCCGTGCCCTCAGCGGCGTTGTGGCTGGCCATCATGGTCAGGTAGCCGGGCAGGCTCTGAGCGTTGGCCACAACGGCATCCCAGCCGCCTGCCGCGCCAATGCCGTACACCAGCACAGCCACAAGGGCCAGGCTCATCACGATGGACTGGATGAGGTCGGTGGTGGTAACAGCGCGGAAGCCGCCCGTGATGGTATAGCCCACGATGACGCAGGCCGAGACCACCATGGCCGCCATGTAATCCACGCCGAAGAGGCTGTGGAACAGCTTACCGCAGGCGGCAAAGCCCGAAGCCGTGTAGGGCACAAAGAACACGATGATGATCACCGCGCCCAATGCGTTGAGCAGATTGCGCTGGTCGTGGAAGCGCAGGGACAGGAACTGGGGCACGGTGATGGCTTCCAGATTGGCCGAATACCGCCGCAGCCGCCGGGCCACGATGAGCCAGTTCAGCCAGGTGCCCAGCGCCAGGCCGATGGCGGTCCAGCCGGGCGAGGCGATGCCGGTGAGGTAGGCAAGGCCCGGCATTCCCATCAGCAGCCAGCTGGACATATCGCTGGCTTCGGCGCTCATGGCCGTGACCAGCGGGCCCATTTTGCGGCCGCCGAGGTAGAAATCGGTGCTGTCGTTGTTGGACTTGCTGTATGCAAACCCAACCAACAGCATTGCCACCAGATAGATGATGATGGTGGCGATGATGCAGATGTTGGTCATATACTTTTTCCCCCTTGTCTTTCCAAATGAAAGTACACTTCGATTTTACCACAGTAAAGCATCAAAGTGCAAGTCTTTTGGCAAAAATTTGTCCTGATTCGCCAAAAGTCCACGAGTGGCGGACAAAAAGTTTTCAAATTGACCGGAAACATCCGGCCCCGGGATTTTTCTTGCAAAATCCCGGAAATCTGTTATACTACCAATCCAGGGGGTTAGTGTATATGAAAGAATCCAAAACCATACAAGCTGTACCGGGCTCCGGTGTGGTGTGGCAGGCCTTCCGGGCCGCCGCACCCCAGACCGTGCCGGTTTTTGCAGGCTATCTCGTGCTGGGCATGGGCTACGGCATCTATGTGCAGAGCCTTGGCCTGCCCGTCTGGATGCCTATGCTCATGGGCACCGTGGTCTACGGCGGCTCGCTGGAATTTGTGCTGGCAAGCCTGCTGCTGGGAGCCTTTTCCCCGCTGTCGGCTTTTCTGATGGCGCTGATGATCCAGGCACGGCACCTGTTCTACGGTCTGGCCATGCTGGAGCGGTACAAGGGCTACGGCCTGCGCAGCTTTTACATGATCTTTGCCATGAGCGACGAGACCTTTTCCATCACCTGCTCTGCAGAGCCGCCGCAGGGGATCGACCGGGGCTGGTTCATGTTCTTCATCACCCTGCTGGACCAGTTCTACTGGGTCGCCAGCGCCGGGCTGGGGGCCGTGGTGGGGTCGGTGCTCCCCTTCAGCACCAAGGGCGTGGATTTTGTGATGACCGCCATGTTCGTGGTCATCTTCCTCAACCAGTGGGAAAAGGAAAAGCAGCATTACAGCGGCATCATCGGGCTGGCCGTGCCGCTGGTCTGCCTGGTCCTTTTTGGTTCCGGCAGCTTCCTGCTGCCCTCCATGGCCTGCATTCTGGTGCTGCTGCTGGTTTTGCGCAAGCCCATTGAGCGGGCCAACGGCATCGTCCCCGGCCAAACCGAGAAGCAGAAGGAGGCAGCGCAATGACCACGTTCCAGATGGGCCTGACCATTGCAGTGTGCACGGCGGCGACCATGCTCACCCGCTTTCTGCCCTTTTTGATCTTTTCCTCCAAGGACCAGCAGCCGCCCGAGGTGGTACAGTATCTGGGCCGGGTGCTTCCCGCCGCCATCTTCGGAATGCTGATCCTCTACTGCCTGAAAAGCGTCACACCCTTTGCGGGCAGTCACGGCATCCCCGAGGCCATTGCCGTTGCTGTGACCATCGCCCTGCACCGGTGGAAGCACCAGACACTGGTCTCCATCACTGGCGGTACGGTGTGTTATG contains:
- a CDS encoding branched-chain amino acid transporter permease, which gives rise to MTTFQMGLTIAVCTAATMLTRFLPFLIFSSKDQQPPEVVQYLGRVLPAAIFGMLILYCLKSVTPFAGSHGIPEAIAVAVTIALHRWKHQTLVSITGGTVCYVLLVQLVFA